GCAGGTGCTGGAAAAAGCCAGACCCGGGCACCAGGACCATGCGTGTGCGTGTCTTGAGGCCGTTGGTATAGGCTTCCAGGCTTCTGGCAAAGGCATAGAAACTGGGGTCCGCGCCGTACGCTTCTGCGTAGATACGCACAGCTTCGGCATCGCCCTGGCCAAGGAGTATCTCGGCTTCGCGGCGGGCTTGCGCCAGAATGACTGTGCGCTCGCGGTCTGCCTCGGAGCGAATCTTTGCTGCTTCTTCCTCGCCTTCGGAGCGGTACTGCTTGGCTTGGCGTTTGCGTTCGGCAGACATGCGGTTGTAGATGGATTTCAGGTTCTGGTCAGGCAGATCCGTGCGTTTGATGCGCACATCCACCACTTCGATGCCGTATTCGGCGATGAGTCTGGAGGAGCGTTCCGACACTTCCAGCATGATGGCGGCGCGTCTGGTGGAGACTGCTTCCGTCATGGTGTAGCGGCCCAAGGCCTCGCGCATTTCGGAATAGATCACGTCGTCCAGCCGCTGCAGGGCACCGGCGGGGGTGCGCACGGTCTGGTAGAACAGCAGGGGGTTGGTGATGCGCCATTTGGCGTAGTTGTCCACCAGAAGGGTCTTCTTGTCGCTGGTGAGC
This sequence is a window from Megalodesulfovibrio gigas DSM 1382 = ATCC 19364. Protein-coding genes within it:
- the hflC gene encoding protease modulator HflC; translation: MKKLFILGLTAFVLIVVASMSLYTVSQVQTAIILEFGKPIGEAKAPGLHFKLPWRNVIWFDKRILDYDAKAREVLTSDKKTLLVDNYAKWRITNPLLFYQTVRTPAGALQRLDDVIYSEMREALGRYTMTEAVSTRRAAIMLEVSERSSRLIAEYGIEVVDVRIKRTDLPDQNLKSIYNRMSAERKRQAKQYRSEGEEEAAKIRSEADRERTVILAQARREAEILLGQGDAEAVRIYAEAYGADPSFYAFARSLEAYTNGLKTRTRMVLVPGSGFFQHLP